The following proteins come from a genomic window of Aspergillus oryzae RIB40 DNA, chromosome 4:
- a CDS encoding flavin-containing monooxygenase (predicted flavoprotein involved in K+ transport) — MAGFQAGRPVGNHDYTSATVVIIGAGISGLCMAIDVIKRSQCRNIVILEKGNQVGGTWTDNRYPGCACDIWSTLYSFSFEQKTDWTREHPGQEEIRDYLIHVAEKHGLYKFIRFNTTVQEARWDDKQLKWKVSVATSGAKEPQFHDSYDITTDFLVSAVGQLNVPSWPSIPGLDDFTGKLMHSARWDWTYDFTGKRVAIIGNGATCAQIVPELAKSVSQVTVYQRTPNWVIPRYDTSVSSLQRFLLSYVPPIRWCKRALMMQAREFSHDAIAKSNSALAGYIRKISIATMKSQLCDKPELWDKLIPDYSPGCKRLIPSDDYFPALNKKNVHLETRPIQRVTESGIETVDGALQEYDLIVAATGFRSVEFMHPIQVYGRNGRPVSDVWKDGAAAYYGVTVEDLPNFGMLYGPNTNLGHNSIILMAEAQSRYLSTLIGEVVRAKARSDSLVFQPRSDVVAAFNERLQEELERSTFADPQCHSWYKLENVCASLSLRKSIALSG, encoded by the exons ATGGCCGGGTTTCAAGCAGGTCGTCCGGTCGGAAACCATGACTATACGTCCGCTACCGTAGTTATTATAGGGGCGGGCATATCTG GCCTCTGTATGGCTATTGATGTCATCAAGCGAAGCCAATGTCGTAATATTGTCATTCTGGAGAAAGGCAACCAGGTCGGAGGTACCTGGACTGACAACAGATACCCGGGATGCGCCTGCGACA TCTGGAGCACGTTGTACAGCTTCTCCTTTGAGCAAAAGACCGATTGGACAAGAGAGCATCCGGGTCAGGAGGAAATTCGG GACTATCTCATCCACGTTGCAGAGAAACATGGTCTCTATAAATTCATCCGCTTCAATACGACCGTGCAAGAAGCTCGCTGGGACGACAAACAGCTCAAGTGGAAGGTCAGCGTGGCCACGTCAGGGGCCAAAGAGCCCCAGTTCCACGATTCATACGATATCACAACCGACTTTCTGGTTTCTGCGGTTGGTCAGCTCAATGTGCCTAGTTGGCCCTCTATCCCCGGTCTCGACGACTTCACCGGCAAATTGATGCATTCTGCCCGGTGGGACTGGACGTATGATTTCACCGGAAAACgtgtcgccatcatcggaaATG GCGCCACCTGCGCCCAAATCGTCCCCGAACTGGCCAAATCGGTGTCGCAAGTCACGGTGTACCAGCGGACCCCCAACTGGGTCATCCCTCGGTACGATACGAGTGTCTCGTCTCTTCAAAGATTCTTGCTCTCCTACGTGCCGCCTATCCGCTGGTGCAAACGCGCCCTCATGATGCAAGCTCGCGAATTCAGCCATGATGCTATCGCCAAGTCCAACTCGGCATTGGCAGGGTATATACGCAAAATATCCATCGCTACCATGAAAAGCCAGCTGTGTGATAAGCCAGAGCTATGGGATAAGCTGATCCCCGATTACTCGCCCGGCTGCAAGCGTCTCATACCATCGGATGACTACTTCCCCGcattgaacaagaaaaacGTGCATCTTGAGACGCGACCGATCCAGCGCGTTACCGAGTCGGGAATCGAAACGGTTGATGGCGCCCTTCAAGAGTATGATCTCATTGTTGCTGCGACGGGATTCCGTTCCGTCGAGTTTATGCATCCCATCCAGGTGTACGGGCGAAACGGACGTCCTGTGTCAGATGTGTGGAAGGATGGGGCCGCAGCCTACTACGGTGTCACGGTTGAGGACCTCCCCAATTTTGGTATGCTGTACGGACCGAACACGAATCTAG GACATAACTCTATCATCCTAATGGCTGAGGCACAGTCGCGTTACCTGAGCACGCTGATCGGTGAGGTCGTGCGTGCCAAAGCTCGCAGCGACTCGTTGGTGTTCCAGCCTCGGTCGGATGTAGTAGCTGCGTTCAATGAACGCCTCCAGGAGGAGTTAGAGAGAAGTACCTTCGCCGATCCGCAGTGCCATAGCTGGTATAAGCTGGAGAATG TCTGTGCATCTTTGTCGTTGAGAAAGAGTATTGCTTTATCAGGGTAG
- a CDS encoding uncharacterized protein (predicted protein) yields the protein MEERFLSNVGLMNSKPVHWIPSPVSQQTARKCTARVFSLGATVDWSPFPSPVGRGLKPAVSANDMTEGEWAQGIKKGLVRKGVWWASEKRQFHETQEDNSSQGRQGCAALLLVKEPLANTLHALRQRWVPVFHKLRSSPGEAFDLFWEFARRYFFSLAFISLFGAKFLHLFAHLHSLPMS from the exons ATGGAGGAACGCTTTCTGTCAAACGTTGGACTGATGAATTCCAAACCTGTACACTGGATTCCTTCTCCTGTTTCACAACAGACGGCAAGAAAATGCACCGCCAGGGTCTTTAGCCTTGGCGCCACGGTTGATTGGTCGCCATTCCCCAGCCCTGTAGGTCGGGGGCTAAAACCAGCAGTATCCGCCAATGACATGACTGAGGGAGAGTGGGCCCAGGGGATCAAAAAGGGTCTAGTTAGGAAAGGGGTCTGGTGGGCCAGTGAGAAGAGACAGTTTCATGAAACACAAGAGGACAATTCG agTCAAGGCAGACAGGGCTGTGCGGCTCTATTGTTAGTGAAGGAGCCC CTCGCCAACACCCTGCACGCCCTCCGCCAGCGGTGGGTTCCCGTCTTTCACAAATTGCGCTCCTCGCCCGGGGAGGCATTCGATCTCTTCTGGGAGTTTGCTCGCcgatatttcttctccctcgcGTTCATCTCGCTCTTTGGCGCCAAAttcctccatctcttcgcTCACCTACACTCCCTCCCC aTGTCATGA
- a CDS encoding sulfatase domain protein (predicted protein): protein MGSYDCSDPKLTIFFAVNSLMMSGMMASNTSFYVVTGAEIHWRQATSFHADAAAMRTLLTGLAGFLIVEGILLTVNWFVAGFIHRVTGGILHVLAWPIRALVERLRPCFHRVYGSVRRQPLPDPETYEQIAVDDYLDDKSDDGESDHLLHTGTATGSTAPTERRRTDTPMRRFVVLGLFALFLLLRFLRPWAPAYLYLSGTLPLTPFFEGGHRKSPVDTTALPGDYGWLEERSSLHPAPGWDWMPQKGLPGFSDWDKTDRFALHYTPSMDPLHISNRDNPVLDSIRPVLEDNSVKIKHVIMLKLESTRGDVFPLKKDSFMWNRIAESHKDKQIPPEIQDRLSNLTRTAEWLTGFDAGFEHTDSLHADRKAYGGISARNAHTTGTYTLKSLVGTLCGVTPLVTDFNREYKHHIYQPCLPHVFNALSQQHDITNQTDDFTAWPWHSVWMQSVTETYDNQDKLTPALGYHDKITKETLEEPSSKHFPVKSEEINYYGYADTELRDYIRDAIDDAEASHTRLFLTHLTGTTHHPWGMPHDEYEEFMGSSWTGHNNDVNRYLNTIGFGDNWIAEIISILEEKGIADETLIVMAGDHGLSLPNDGGVTPYDNPHVGSFHVPIVLAHPKLPPVEVSTPVNSNQIVPTILDLLIESRSLSEGSGRAARDILSLYEGQSMLRPLVQEEDGKQNWQFTVMNTGGTWLAVRSAARPAFRLVIPLVDDLEWRFTDLEKDPIELKPIKHFSLMDMANELDQKYGQDVVDWLRDAAHVTEWWVLDNWHRYRYIPQIKISKDGKISKGKDSGDKGSDDKDSDDTDSDDSEDSKR, encoded by the coding sequence ATGGGTAGCTATGACTGCTCTGACCCGAAACTAACAATTTTCTTCGCTGTCAATAGTTTGATGATGTCCGGAATGATGGCCTCCAATACCTCCTTCTACGTCGTGACCGGCGCCGAAATTCACTGGCGACAAGCCACATCCTTCCATGCCGACGCCGCCGCGATGCGGACCCTCCTGACGGGATTGGCCGGTTTCCTGATTGTGGAAGGTATTCTATTGACGGTGAATTGGTTTGTGGCAGGATTCATTCATCGGGTGACGGGTGGAATCTTGCACGTGTTGGCCTGGCCGATCCGTGCTTTGGTGGAGCGCCTGCGACCCTGTTTTCATCGCGTCTACGGTAGTGTCCGGCGGCAGCCCCTTCCGGACCCGGAGACTTACGAGCAGATTGCGGTCGATGATTACCtggacgataagagtgatgatggagaatCGGACCATCTGTTGCACACCGGGACCGCGACCGGAAGCACGGCCCCAACGGAGCGCAGGCGGACGGATACCCCCATGCGTCGATTTGTCGTGTTGGGTTTGTTCGCCTtgttcctgctcctccgtTTCCTTCGTCCGTGGGCGCCGGCGTACTTGTATCTCTCAGGCACCCTGCCGTTGACACCGTTCTTTGAGGGTGGACACCGGAAGTCTCCCGTCGACACGACGGCCTTGCCGGGGGATTATGGCTGGCTGGAAGAGCGGTCATCCTTGCACCCCGCACCGGGTTGGGACTGGATGCCGCAGAAGGGGCTCCCCGGATTCTCTGATTGGGATAAGACCGACCGTTTCGCCTTGCACTACACGCCGAGTATGGACCCATTGCACATCTCCAACCGGGATAACCCTGTCCTCGATTCCATCCGTCCCGTGCTGGAGGACAACAGTGTTAAGATCAAACATGTTATTATGCTAAAACTTGAGAGTACTCGAGGCGATGTCTTCCCCTTGAAGAAGGACTCGTTCATGTGGAATCGCATTGCGGAATCCCACAAGGATAAGCAGATCCCACCCGAGATCCAGGACCGTCTCTCCAACCTGACTCGCACTGCCGAGTGGCTGACCGGTTTTGATGCCGGATTCGAGCATACCGATTCGCTCCACGCCGATCGCAAAGCGTACGGTGGCATTAGCGCGCGGAACGCTCACACGACTGGTACCTACACGCTGAAGAGTCTAGTGGGTACGCTGTGTGGCGTGACGCCTCTGGTAACCGACTTCAACCGCGAATACAAGCATCATATATATCAGCCGTGTCTGCCTCACGTGTTTAATGCGTTGAGCCAGCAACACGATATCACCAACCAGACTGATGACTTTACTGCGTGGCCGTGGCACTCCGTGTGGATGCAGTCGGTGACGGAAACCTACGACAACCAGGATAAGTTGACCCCGGCTCTGGGCTACCACGACAAGATCACCAAGGAGACGCTGGAGGAACCCAGCTCAAAGCACTTCCCGGTCAAGTCGGAGGAGATCAACTACTATGGCTATGCGGATACCGAACTACGGGATTACATTCGCGATGCGATTGATGATGCGGAGGCTAGCCACAcccgcctcttcctcacccaCCTGACCGGTACCACGCATCATCCATGGGGAATGCCACATGATGAGTACGAGGAGTTCATGGGATCGTCGTGGACCGGACACAACAATGACGTTAACCGCTACCTGAATACAATTGGATTCGGCGACAACTGGATCGCTGAGATTATTAGCATtctggaggagaagggcattGCGGATGAGACGTTGATTGTCATGGCCGGTGATCACGGTCTGTCGCTGCCGAACGACGGCGGCGTCACGCCCTACGACAACCCGCATGTCGGCAGTTTCCACGTTCCCATTGTGCTTGCGCATCCGAAACTGCCTCCGGTCGAGGTTTCTACCCCTGTGAACAGTAATCAGATTGTGCCGACCATTTTGGACTTGCTGATTGAGTCGCGGTCGTTGAGCGAAGGCAGCGGCCGTGCGGCGCGCGACATCCTATCCCTGTATGAAGGGCAGTCCATGCTCCGCCCCTTGgttcaagaagaggacgGAAAACAGAACTGGCAGTTCACCGTCATGAACACTGGCGGTACTTGGCTCGCGGTGCGCTCGGCGGCGCGACCGGCGTTCCGTTTGGTCATTCCATTGGTTGACGATCTGGAATGGCGATTCACCGACCTGGAGAAGGATCCGATCGAACTCAAACCCATCAAACACTTCAGTCTCATGGATATGGCCAACGAACTTGACCAGAAGTACGGACAGGACGTCGTGGACTGGCTTCGCGATGCCGCACATGTCACTGAGTGGTGGGTGCTCGATAATTGGCACCGCTATCGGTACATTCCGCAGATCAAGATCTCGAAAGACGGCAAAATTTCCAAGGGCAAGGACTCGGGTGACAAGGGCTCAGACGACAAGGACTCCGATGATACGGATTCTGACGACTCCGAGGACTCGAAGCGTTGA